In Flavobacterium gelatinilyticum, a genomic segment contains:
- the pfkA gene encoding 6-phosphofructokinase, whose protein sequence is MSKTIKKVGVLTSGGDSPGMNAAIRSVVRTCAYHNIECIGIYRGYQGMIEGDFKEMGPRSVNNIVNKGGTILKSARSVDFRTPEGRKKAHENLLKAGVDALVVIGGDGSFTGGLVFNSEYGFPVMGIPGTIDNDIYGTSFTLGYDTALNTVVDCIDKIRDTASSHNRLFFVEVMGRDAGHIALNAGIGAGAEEILIPEEDLGLDRLLDSLQKSKASGKSSSIVVIAEGDKIGKNVFELKDYVEANLPEYDVRVSVLGHMQRGGSPSCFDRVLASRLGVKAVESLLEGKSNYMVGVKEDKVILTPLEQAIKGKSEIDRELLRVSDIMST, encoded by the coding sequence ATGTCAAAAACAATAAAAAAAGTAGGTGTTCTAACCTCAGGAGGAGACTCACCTGGAATGAATGCAGCAATACGATCAGTTGTTCGAACATGTGCTTATCATAATATAGAATGCATAGGGATTTATAGAGGGTATCAGGGAATGATCGAAGGAGACTTTAAAGAAATGGGACCTCGTAGTGTTAACAACATTGTAAACAAAGGAGGAACGATCTTAAAATCGGCTCGATCTGTTGATTTTAGAACTCCGGAAGGAAGAAAAAAAGCACACGAGAATCTTTTGAAAGCAGGAGTAGATGCTCTTGTTGTAATTGGAGGTGACGGAAGTTTTACCGGAGGTCTGGTTTTTAACTCTGAATATGGTTTTCCTGTAATGGGAATCCCGGGAACAATTGATAACGATATTTACGGTACAAGTTTCACGTTAGGTTACGACACTGCTTTGAATACTGTTGTTGATTGTATTGACAAAATCAGAGATACGGCAAGTTCACATAACCGTTTGTTCTTTGTAGAGGTTATGGGTAGAGATGCTGGACATATCGCGCTTAATGCCGGTATTGGAGCAGGAGCCGAAGAAATCCTTATTCCTGAAGAAGATTTAGGATTAGACAGATTATTGGATTCTCTTCAAAAAAGTAAAGCTTCTGGTAAATCATCAAGTATAGTGGTAATTGCCGAAGGAGATAAAATTGGTAAAAACGTATTTGAATTAAAAGATTACGTTGAAGCTAATTTGCCTGAGTACGATGTAAGAGTTTCTGTTTTAGGGCACATGCAGCGAGGTGGTTCTCCATCATGTTTTGACCGCGTTTTAGCGAGCCGTCTGGGTGTTAAGGCTGTTGAGTCTTTACTGGAAGGAAAATCAAACTATATGGTAGGTGTTAAAGAAGATAAAGTAATCTTAACTCCATTAGAGCAGGCTATTAAAGGTAAATCTGAAATCGACAGAGAATTATTGAGAGTGTCAGACATTATGTCTACATAA
- the tsaD gene encoding tRNA (adenosine(37)-N6)-threonylcarbamoyltransferase complex transferase subunit TsaD: MQNSEVFILAIESSCDDTAAAVLHNDKVLSNVVANQLIHNQYGGVVPELASRAHQQNIVPVIDAALRKANVQKEQLKAIAFTQGPGLMGSLLVGTSFSKSLSLALGIPLIAVNHMHAHILAHFIDEEGYDKPEFPFLALTISGGHTQIVKVNGFFDMEIIGETTDDAVGEAFDKSAKILGLPYPGGPLIDKYAKEGNPKAFTFTKPKVPGLDFSFSGLKTAILYFIQKNKQENPNFIEENLNDICASIQHTIIEILMDKLKLAVKETGITQIAIGGGVSANSGIRNTLKESEGKYGWKTFIPKFEYTTDNAAMIGIVGYQKYLSKRFETSAVVSKARIQF, encoded by the coding sequence ATGCAAAATTCAGAGGTTTTTATTCTTGCCATCGAAAGTTCATGCGATGATACTGCTGCCGCAGTTTTACATAACGATAAAGTTCTCTCAAATGTTGTGGCCAATCAGCTAATTCACAATCAATATGGCGGTGTTGTTCCCGAATTGGCTTCGAGAGCACACCAGCAGAATATTGTTCCAGTTATTGATGCCGCACTTCGCAAAGCAAATGTACAAAAAGAACAGCTAAAAGCTATTGCTTTTACACAAGGTCCGGGCTTAATGGGTTCGCTTTTGGTAGGAACATCTTTTAGTAAATCGTTATCGCTGGCGCTAGGAATTCCGTTAATTGCTGTAAATCACATGCATGCTCATATTCTGGCACATTTTATTGATGAAGAAGGTTATGACAAACCTGAGTTTCCTTTTTTGGCTTTAACCATTAGCGGCGGGCACACCCAGATCGTAAAAGTGAACGGTTTTTTTGACATGGAAATCATTGGCGAAACCACTGATGACGCGGTTGGAGAAGCTTTTGACAAAAGCGCCAAAATCCTTGGACTGCCTTATCCGGGCGGCCCTTTGATTGATAAATATGCAAAAGAAGGAAATCCGAAAGCTTTTACCTTTACGAAACCTAAAGTTCCGGGACTGGATTTTAGTTTCTCCGGACTAAAAACAGCTATTTTATATTTCATTCAGAAAAACAAACAGGAAAATCCAAATTTTATCGAGGAAAACCTGAATGATATCTGTGCTTCGATTCAGCATACGATTATCGAAATTTTAATGGACAAACTAAAACTTGCCGTTAAGGAAACCGGAATTACACAAATCGCAATTGGCGGTGGTGTTTCGGCCAATTCCGGCATTAGAAATACATTAAAAGAAAGCGAAGGCAAATACGGCTGGAAAACTTTTATTCCTAAATTTGAATATACTACCGATAATGCTGCCATGATTGGAATCGTAGGGTATCAAAAATACTTATCTAAACGTTTTGAAACTTCGGCAGTAGTTTCAAAAGCCAGAATTCAATTTTAA
- the gap gene encoding type I glyceraldehyde-3-phosphate dehydrogenase — translation MSKVKLGINGFGRIGRIVFRESFNRDNVEVVAINDLLDVDHLAYLLKYDSVHGRFDGTVEVKEGKLYVNGRNIRITAERNPADLKWNEVDVDVVAECTGIFTTIETASEHLKGGAKKVIISAPSADAPMFVMGVNHETAKASDLVVSNASCTTNCLAPLAKVIHDNFEIVEGLMTTVHATTSTQMTADGPSRKDWRGGRAAAINIIPSSTGAAKAVGKVIPSLNGKLTGMSFRVPTADVSVVDLTVKVAKETTYEEILAVLKKASENEMKGILGYTEDAVVSQDFISDKRTSIIDAGAGIGLNSTFFKLVSWYDNEYGYSSKLIDLSVHIAGLK, via the coding sequence ATGTCAAAAGTAAAATTAGGAATAAACGGATTTGGCCGTATCGGAAGAATCGTTTTCAGAGAGTCATTCAACAGAGATAATGTAGAAGTTGTAGCAATCAACGACTTACTAGATGTAGATCACTTAGCTTATTTATTAAAATATGATTCAGTTCACGGTCGTTTTGACGGAACTGTAGAAGTAAAAGAAGGTAAACTTTACGTAAACGGAAGAAACATCCGTATTACTGCAGAAAGAAACCCTGCTGACTTAAAATGGAACGAAGTTGATGTTGATGTAGTAGCAGAATGTACTGGTATCTTCACAACTATCGAAACTGCAAGTGAGCACTTAAAAGGTGGTGCTAAAAAAGTAATCATCTCAGCTCCGTCTGCAGATGCTCCAATGTTTGTAATGGGAGTGAACCACGAAACTGCAAAAGCTTCTGATTTAGTAGTTTCTAATGCTTCTTGTACTACAAACTGTTTAGCTCCTTTAGCTAAAGTTATCCACGATAATTTCGAAATCGTTGAAGGTTTAATGACTACAGTTCACGCAACTACTTCAACTCAAATGACAGCTGACGGACCTTCTAGAAAAGACTGGAGAGGTGGACGTGCTGCTGCAATCAATATCATTCCTTCTTCAACAGGAGCTGCTAAAGCGGTTGGAAAAGTAATCCCTTCTTTGAACGGAAAATTAACTGGAATGTCTTTCCGTGTACCTACTGCTGACGTTTCTGTAGTAGATTTAACTGTAAAAGTTGCTAAAGAAACTACTTACGAAGAAATCTTAGCTGTATTGAAAAAAGCTTCTGAGAACGAAATGAAAGGTATCTTAGGATATACTGAAGATGCAGTAGTTTCTCAGGATTTCATCTCAGATAAAAGAACTTCTATCATCGATGCTGGTGCAGGAATTGGATTAAATTCAACTTTCTTCAAATTAGTATCTTGGTACGATAATGAGTACGGATACTCAAGCAAATTGATCGATTTATCTGTGCATATCGCAGGTTTGAAATAA
- a CDS encoding Rid family detoxifying hydrolase — MKKIIFTEKAPAPIGPYNQAVLSGNTLYASGQIAINPVSGELVTDTINNETTQVMENIAAILEAANMTFENVVKATIFIMDMNNFGAINTVYGSYFNEKTAPARETVQVACLPKNVNVEISIIAVQ, encoded by the coding sequence ATGAAAAAAATAATCTTTACAGAAAAAGCTCCGGCTCCAATCGGGCCGTACAATCAGGCTGTTTTATCAGGAAATACACTTTATGCTTCAGGGCAAATTGCCATTAATCCGGTTTCCGGAGAACTTGTTACAGACACGATCAATAATGAAACTACACAGGTAATGGAAAACATTGCTGCAATTCTGGAAGCTGCCAATATGACTTTTGAAAATGTGGTAAAAGCTACTATCTTTATTATGGACATGAATAATTTTGGCGCTATTAACACGGTTTACGGTTCGTATTTTAACGAAAAAACCGCTCCAGCACGTGAAACGGTTCAGGTGGCATGTCTGCCTAAAAATGTTAATGTTGAGATTTCTATAATTGCTGTGCAATAG
- a CDS encoding translocation/assembly module TamB domain-containing protein: MSRFLIGLILLLLVLAITLSLPVVQTKIANYITTTLNTDFKTDITIERTAINIFGGVKLKKVLIRDHHKKTLIYSEIINTDILSIKRLLDGDLIFGDIRLTGLIFNLKTYKNEDENNINKFIALFETDKNAPKSKRKFLLTAKNAYISNGNFSVVDENKRTPQFLDFKKLNAYISDFKIYGPDVNTMIHRFSFLDHRGLYVSNFAGKFSYTKKQIKVENLAIKTKRSWIYGKAILNYKVEDFLDFTDKVQFDVALDSSSIASNDIRYFYDGLGKNQHFKVKTKLKGPLNNLNLNHLRLTDTNGSKIFGTINFRNLLGTKEQKFSMDGKFDKLISSYDNLVVLLPGILGKSLPKELKKVGKFNIIGKAKVSTTDLETNFKMATDLGNGKVELHMNNMDFIDKASYSGNIVLENFNIGAVLDRKDVGKTTLNIDVDGVGFTKKYLNTIVKGDISKLDYNKYTYSNIVVNGNFKLPYYKGKLSVNDPNLNLNFDGLVDLSRRENQYDFHINVENSDLRKLKFISDSISHFKGDIVVQVTGNSIENLQGNIYLNDVEYQNPKETYIFDSVTVSSNFDEDKLRTITVNSSDIVEGKIVGKFQFAQLDKLVMNSVGSLYTNYKPYKVKKGQFLRFNFHVYNKVVEMLYPEMKIDSSTVVRGKIDSDLQEFKFGFRSKQITADKNIFDNIRISIDNKNPLYNAFIELDSIKTPYYKIRDFNLINVTSKDTLFVRSEFKGGDKGQDYFNLDLFHTIDKNKNNIVGIKKSEMKFKDYLWYLNENSEKDNQIIIDQYFKNFNIDNIVLSHENQKIDLNGTIKGKDYKDIVLNFEDVDINKITPFNSKFVFNGNLNGNVNFKQNKNVYQPTATIKIDHLNLNKVELGTLNFDISGDETFKKFTVNSSIVNGFAESFRANGTFAVENKETFLDVNLKLEGFNLATFGTIGGDVLSNIRGSVSGNAAVVGNLNKPEINGRLYVEKAGMTIPYLNTDYELSNRTVIDLTDEKFLFRNNQLTDTKYGTKGLLNGTIEHHNFGDWKLDLNITSKRLVALDTKDSEDAAYFGTAFINGSASIKGPTESLFIKVDAKSEKGTEVKIPINNVQSVGESSWIHFVTPKEKYNLANGIVERNRNYNGLELEFDFDITPDAEVEVILDRNSGHGMKGRGYGSLLFKINTLGKFNMWGDFQAYEGTYNFKYGGLIDKKFAVRKGGSIIWEGNPMRAQLNLEAVYKTTANPAVLLDNTSSFNKKVPVEVVIGLRGDLASPEPNFDIQFPSVSNVLKSEIQYKLDDKDIRQTQALYLLSTGSFMSTDGFSQGDFSGTLSETASSLLGGIIKSDSDKVNIDLNYIAADRRMGQEVDGQFVANISSQVNERITINGKLGVPVGGVNESAIVGDIEIMYRVNEDGSMNLRLFNKENDINYVGQGIGYTQGVGISYEVDFDTFSELVNKLFKNHKLERAIKNSDDFQDSNLNPDYINFNRRKEDQKDKDKEKDKKKSDKKEEEKKPRPENNNEGVIPDNDF, from the coding sequence GTGTCCAGATTCCTGATTGGCTTAATTTTACTTTTGCTGGTTCTTGCTATAACGTTGTCGCTTCCGGTTGTACAAACCAAAATAGCCAATTATATTACCACGACGCTTAATACCGATTTTAAAACGGATATTACTATAGAACGAACAGCGATCAATATTTTTGGCGGTGTAAAACTCAAAAAAGTCCTTATCCGCGATCATCATAAAAAGACTTTAATTTATTCTGAAATTATCAATACAGATATTTTAAGTATAAAAAGACTGCTCGACGGCGATTTGATTTTTGGAGATATTCGTCTGACGGGTTTAATTTTTAACCTGAAAACCTATAAAAACGAAGACGAAAACAATATCAATAAGTTTATTGCTTTGTTTGAAACAGATAAAAATGCACCAAAATCCAAACGAAAGTTTCTTCTAACAGCGAAAAACGCTTATATATCAAACGGGAATTTTTCTGTTGTAGATGAAAACAAAAGAACCCCGCAGTTTTTAGATTTTAAAAAACTGAATGCTTACATCAGTGATTTTAAAATTTACGGTCCGGATGTAAATACCATGATCCACAGGTTTTCATTTCTGGATCACAGAGGTTTGTATGTTTCTAACTTTGCCGGAAAATTTAGTTATACCAAAAAACAGATCAAAGTTGAAAATCTGGCGATCAAAACCAAAAGATCCTGGATTTACGGAAAAGCTATTTTAAATTATAAAGTAGAAGATTTTCTGGATTTTACAGACAAAGTACAGTTTGACGTAGCTTTGGACTCTTCGTCTATTGCGTCAAATGACATTCGTTATTTTTATGACGGACTGGGTAAAAACCAGCATTTTAAGGTAAAAACCAAGTTAAAAGGGCCTTTAAATAATCTGAACTTAAATCATTTAAGACTTACAGATACCAACGGATCGAAAATATTTGGAACAATTAATTTCAGAAACCTTTTAGGAACCAAAGAGCAAAAGTTCTCAATGGACGGAAAGTTCGATAAACTGATTTCGAGCTACGATAATCTGGTAGTTTTACTTCCGGGAATATTGGGTAAATCACTGCCAAAAGAACTTAAAAAAGTAGGTAAGTTTAATATCATCGGAAAAGCGAAAGTATCGACTACAGATCTCGAAACCAATTTTAAGATGGCGACAGATCTGGGGAACGGTAAAGTCGAACTTCATATGAATAATATGGATTTTATCGATAAAGCTTCGTATTCCGGGAATATTGTGCTCGAAAATTTCAATATTGGTGCTGTGCTTGACCGAAAAGATGTTGGCAAAACCACATTGAATATAGATGTTGACGGAGTCGGCTTTACCAAAAAATATCTGAATACTATTGTAAAAGGAGATATCAGTAAATTAGATTACAATAAATACACCTATAGTAATATTGTAGTCAACGGTAATTTTAAACTGCCTTATTATAAAGGTAAACTTTCTGTAAACGATCCAAATTTAAATTTGAATTTTGACGGTCTGGTAGATTTAAGCAGAAGGGAAAATCAATATGATTTTCATATCAACGTAGAGAATTCAGATTTAAGAAAACTGAAATTTATAAGCGATTCGATTTCACATTTCAAAGGTGACATTGTAGTTCAGGTTACCGGAAATTCAATTGAAAATCTTCAGGGAAATATTTATTTAAACGATGTCGAATATCAGAACCCAAAAGAAACTTATATTTTTGATTCGGTTACAGTAAGTTCTAATTTCGACGAAGATAAACTGAGAACCATAACCGTAAATTCCTCAGATATTGTTGAGGGAAAAATTGTGGGGAAATTCCAGTTTGCCCAATTAGATAAACTGGTTATGAATTCCGTTGGAAGTTTGTATACCAATTACAAACCCTACAAAGTTAAAAAAGGACAATTCCTGCGTTTTAATTTTCATGTATATAATAAGGTAGTAGAAATGCTGTATCCTGAAATGAAAATTGATTCCAGCACTGTGGTTCGTGGTAAGATAGATTCAGATTTACAGGAGTTTAAATTCGGATTTCGATCAAAACAGATTACGGCCGATAAAAATATCTTTGATAATATCCGAATCAGCATTGATAATAAAAACCCGCTTTATAATGCGTTTATAGAACTGGATAGTATAAAAACACCGTATTATAAAATCCGTGATTTCAATTTAATCAATGTAACTTCAAAAGATACACTTTTTGTTCGTTCAGAATTTAAAGGAGGCGACAAAGGTCAGGATTATTTCAATCTGGATTTGTTTCATACCATCGATAAAAACAAAAACAATATCGTAGGGATTAAGAAGTCTGAAATGAAATTTAAGGACTACTTATGGTATTTAAACGAAAATTCTGAAAAAGACAATCAGATTATTATTGATCAGTATTTTAAAAACTTTAATATTGATAATATCGTCCTGTCTCATGAAAATCAGAAGATCGATTTAAACGGTACTATTAAAGGAAAGGATTATAAAGATATTGTTTTGAACTTTGAAGATGTAGATATTAATAAAATCACACCTTTTAATTCCAAGTTTGTCTTTAATGGTAATCTGAACGGGAACGTTAATTTTAAACAAAATAAAAATGTTTATCAGCCCACGGCCACCATTAAGATTGATCATCTCAATCTGAATAAAGTTGAACTGGGAACTCTGAATTTTGATATTTCGGGAGATGAAACCTTCAAGAAGTTTACGGTAAACTCTTCTATAGTAAATGGTTTTGCAGAATCGTTCCGGGCAAACGGTACTTTTGCTGTCGAGAATAAAGAAACGTTTTTAGATGTCAATTTAAAACTCGAAGGCTTTAATCTGGCGACTTTTGGAACTATTGGTGGTGATGTATTGTCGAACATACGAGGATCTGTTTCCGGAAATGCTGCTGTAGTAGGAAATTTAAACAAACCGGAAATTAATGGCCGATTGTATGTTGAAAAAGCCGGAATGACCATTCCGTACCTAAATACAGATTACGAACTAAGCAACAGAACAGTAATCGACTTGACCGATGAAAAGTTTCTGTTTAGAAATAATCAGCTTACAGATACAAAATACGGTACGAAAGGACTGCTGAACGGAACTATTGAGCATCATAATTTTGGCGATTGGAAATTGGATTTAAATATTACTTCTAAACGACTCGTGGCGCTTGATACAAAAGACAGCGAAGATGCGGCTTATTTTGGTACGGCATTTATAAACGGATCGGCAAGTATCAAAGGGCCGACAGAAAGTTTATTTATTAAGGTAGACGCAAAATCTGAAAAAGGAACCGAGGTTAAGATACCTATTAATAATGTACAGAGTGTTGGAGAAAGCAGCTGGATTCATTTTGTAACACCAAAAGAAAAATACAACCTTGCAAATGGTATTGTAGAAAGAAACAGAAACTATAACGGACTGGAGCTGGAATTTGATTTTGATATTACACCAGATGCCGAAGTAGAAGTAATTCTGGACCGAAATTCCGGTCACGGTATGAAAGGAAGAGGATACGGATCGTTATTGTTTAAAATTAATACATTGGGTAAATTTAATATGTGGGGAGATTTCCAGGCATACGAAGGAACTTATAATTTTAAATATGGCGGTTTAATCGATAAAAAGTTTGCCGTTAGAAAAGGAGGATCTATTATCTGGGAAGGAAACCCGATGCGTGCCCAGCTGAACCTGGAAGCCGTATACAAAACAACTGCAAACCCGGCTGTATTATTGGATAATACGTCTTCGTTTAATAAAAAAGTACCGGTAGAGGTGGTAATTGGATTAAGAGGAGATTTGGCAAGTCCGGAACCTAATTTTGATATTCAGTTTCCATCTGTAAGTAATGTTTTAAAATCTGAGATTCAGTACAAACTCGATGATAAAGATATTCGTCAGACTCAGGCCCTGTATTTATTGTCTACGGGATCGTTTATGAGTACCGACGGATTTAGTCAGGGTGATTTTTCAGGAACACTTTCTGAAACCGCATCGAGTTTATTGGGTGGTATTATAAAATCTGACAGTGATAAAGTAAATATTGACTTAAATTATATTGCTGCCGACAGGAGAATGGGGCAGGAAGTAGACGGTCAGTTTGTGGCTAATATTTCTTCGCAGGTTAATGAACGAATTACGATTAACGGAAAACTGGGGGTTCCGGTAGGAGGTGTTAACGAATCGGCAATTGTGGGCGATATCGAAATCATGTACCGTGTAAACGAAGACGGCTCAATGAATCTTCGCTTGTTTAATAAAGAAAATGATATTAATTACGTAGGTCAGGGAATTGGGTATACGCAGGGAGTCGGTATTTCATACGAAGTCGATTTTGATACCTTCAGCGAACTGGTAAATAAATTATTTAAAAACCATAAACTCGAAAGAGCGATAAAAAACTCAGACGATTTTCAGGATTCTAATTTAAATCCGGATTACATCAATTTCAATAGAAGAAAAGAAGATCAAAAGGATAAAGACAAAGAAAAGGATAAAAAGAAGTCTGATAAAAAAGAAGAAGAAAAGAAACCCCGGCCGGAAAATAATAACGAAGGGGTAATTCCGGACAACGATTTTTAG
- a CDS encoding 16S rRNA (uracil(1498)-N(3))-methyltransferase: MQLFYNPDIDETTESFSFDKEESRHIIKVLRKKDSDILYVTNGAGFLFETEITLASDTKCIVDVRSVTKSPEPKFRLHLAVAPTKMNDRFEWFLEKATEIGIQEITPIICDRSERKVINLERFEKIILSAMKQSNEMYLPKLNDAISFKEFIKQKNQGQQFIAHCEETDKKSLKEALKPNEDVTLLIGPEGDFSDKEIKLAVENNYQPVTLGNTRLRTETAAVVACHSVVFFNE; this comes from the coding sequence ATGCAGTTATTTTATAATCCTGATATAGACGAAACAACCGAAAGTTTTTCTTTTGATAAAGAAGAAAGCCGTCATATAATTAAGGTTTTACGAAAAAAAGATTCTGATATACTTTACGTTACAAACGGTGCCGGCTTTTTGTTTGAAACCGAAATTACCCTGGCTTCTGATACTAAATGTATCGTTGATGTACGCTCTGTTACAAAATCGCCTGAACCAAAATTCAGACTGCATTTGGCCGTTGCGCCGACCAAAATGAACGACCGTTTTGAATGGTTTCTGGAAAAAGCAACCGAAATTGGTATTCAGGAAATTACACCCATTATCTGCGATCGTTCTGAACGAAAAGTGATTAATTTAGAACGTTTTGAAAAAATCATTTTGTCTGCCATGAAACAGTCTAACGAAATGTATCTGCCTAAATTAAATGATGCGATTTCGTTTAAAGAATTCATAAAACAAAAAAATCAGGGACAGCAGTTTATCGCGCACTGCGAAGAAACCGATAAAAAATCGCTGAAAGAAGCTTTGAAACCCAATGAGGATGTAACCTTATTAATTGGTCCTGAAGGAGATTTTTCGGACAAGGAAATAAAATTGGCAGTCGAAAATAATTATCAGCCCGTAACGTTAGGAAATACACGTTTACGCACCGAAACCGCTGCTGTAGTGGCGTGTCACAGCGTTGTATTTTTTAATGAATAA
- a CDS encoding N-acetylglucosamine kinase: MKLIVDSGSTKADWIAIDDNGKVLFTTQTLGLNPEILDGPEIIDRLNDRFDILQNKKNATHLFFYGAGCGTDRMKKWLKQIFQEYFTNAIVDVQEDTYAAVYATTPKGEEAIVSILGTGSNCSYFDGKVLHQKVQSLGYIVMDDCSGNVFGKELIRKYYFNKMPKELASELEKEYDVDPDFIKNKLYKEPNPNAYLATFAKFLIKHKDTDFCRKIIFKGMKSFVKNYIKQFDNCKEVPVHFVGSIAFYLKDELQETFDKYELKLGNVLRRPIDGLIAYHVANQ; the protein is encoded by the coding sequence ATGAAATTAATAGTTGACAGTGGATCTACCAAAGCCGATTGGATTGCAATTGATGATAATGGGAAGGTATTGTTCACAACACAAACACTGGGATTAAATCCTGAAATTCTTGACGGACCTGAAATTATAGATAGATTAAACGATCGTTTTGATATTTTACAAAATAAAAAAAATGCCACTCACTTATTCTTCTACGGCGCAGGATGCGGTACAGACAGAATGAAAAAATGGTTAAAACAGATCTTTCAGGAGTATTTTACTAACGCTATTGTAGACGTTCAGGAAGATACTTATGCAGCTGTTTATGCTACTACTCCAAAAGGAGAAGAGGCAATTGTATCGATCTTGGGAACAGGTTCTAACTGTAGTTATTTTGATGGAAAAGTACTTCATCAAAAAGTTCAGTCATTAGGATATATCGTAATGGATGACTGCAGCGGAAATGTTTTCGGAAAAGAATTAATCAGAAAATATTATTTTAATAAAATGCCTAAAGAATTGGCTTCTGAACTTGAAAAAGAGTATGATGTTGATCCTGATTTTATTAAAAACAAATTATACAAAGAGCCAAACCCTAATGCTTATTTAGCTACTTTCGCTAAGTTTTTGATCAAGCATAAAGACACGGATTTCTGCAGAAAAATCATTTTTAAAGGAATGAAATCTTTCGTTAAAAATTATATCAAACAATTTGATAACTGTAAAGAAGTTCCTGTGCATTTTGTTGGTTCTATTGCTTTTTACTTAAAAGACGAATTACAGGAAACTTTTGATAAATACGAATTGAAACTTGGAAATGTTTTAAGAAGACCTATCGATGGTTTAATTGCATACCATGTTGCTAATCAATAG
- a CDS encoding methylglyoxal synthase has translation MEIAIIAHDGKKADLIEFLIKNAAVLHNEKIRLIGTGTTGGKAEAAGFKTQRMLSGPLGGDAQIAGRVAEGITNMVFFFKDPLSSHPHEADINMLIRVCDVHNVPLATNEATAQLLLDAIAQQL, from the coding sequence ATGGAAATTGCGATCATTGCACACGACGGTAAAAAAGCAGATTTAATCGAGTTTTTGATTAAAAACGCTGCTGTACTGCATAATGAAAAAATCAGGCTTATCGGTACCGGAACAACCGGAGGTAAAGCAGAAGCTGCAGGATTTAAAACACAGCGAATGCTTTCAGGACCACTGGGTGGTGATGCTCAGATCGCGGGAAGAGTTGCTGAGGGAATAACGAATATGGTTTTCTTTTTTAAAGATCCCTTATCAAGTCATCCGCATGAAGCAGATATTAATATGTTAATTCGTGTATGCGATGTGCATAATGTGCCGCTGGCAACAAATGAAGCAACGGCACAATTATTATTAGATGCTATTGCACAGCAATTATAG